CAGTGATACTCCTGAACTAAAAATCCTGAAAAAACAGGAAAATTAGTTATTTAATATTTAAAAGGAGTAAAAAAATGAAAAATAAAGCTAAAGTTTTATTAATTAGTTTAGTTATGGTTATTTTATCAGGATTGTTTTTTGCAAACTCAGCTTATGCAAAGTGCTGTCAGGTTGAAGTTAAATGCGTAAATTGTTTGGAGCATAAACAGGGCTGTTGTAAGCATTGTTTATGCTGCGAAAAATGTAAAGATTGCAAACAGTGTTGTAATAAAGAGGAAAAACCTGTTCTGGAGCAACATGACTCTTGCGTAAAAGAAAAACCTGCTAATTAAGCTGTTTTTTTAAATCGGTATAGCGAAAAAGCCGAAGAGAAATCTTGTAAGATGGCTCTTCGGCTTTTTATATGTCATTGTTAATTTTTAACGACGCACATTCCTGCATTGTTAACTAATTGAAGATCTTCATCAGGATTTATTCCTGTTGTAGTTAAATAATTGCCCACTAAAAGAGCATTTACACCGGCTTTTATGCCTAAAAGCTGATATTCTTTTGAAAATCTTGTTGATCTTCCTCCGGCATATCTTATTAAAGATTTTGGGAGGGCTATTCTGAATATTGCAATGGTTTTAAGGATTTCTTCTTCGTCAATTTCAGACTGAAGGTTTTCCAGAGGAGTTCCTTCTATTGGATTTAAGAAATTAATAGGCACAGAAGTCGGATTCAATTCCGCAAGCTCAAGGGCCATTTCTATTCTTTGCTGTCTTGATTCGCCCATTCCTATAATAACACCTGTACAGGCTTCTATGCCGTATTTTTGAATAAGTTTGACTGTATTAATTCTGTCCTGAAAATCATGAGTTGTGCAAATATTTTCGTGGAAAGACTTTGAGGTGTTTATATTATGGTTATATCTTTCTATCCCTGCTTCTTTAATCTGTTTAACCTGTTCTTCTTCAAGAATACCAAGAGAACAGCACGAATGAATACCTTCTATTGCCGAAACAGTTTTTATCATTTCTAATATTTTTTGAAAATCTTCTTTTTCGGGGCTTCTGCCGGAAGTTACCACGCAAAACCTTGTCGCACCGTTTTCTTTAGCGCTTTCTGCCGATTTTTTAACTTCTTCAACGGAAATCAAAGGATGAACAGTTATTTTTGCTTTGTGATGTCCGCTCTGGGAACAATATTTGCAATTTTCTTCGCATTTACCTGTTTTAGCACTTATAATACTGCAAAATTCCACTTCATTATTCTTAAAATTTTCCTGTGTTATTTTTGATGAAATTTCTATCAACTCATTAACAGGTAAATTATATAATTCCATTAATTCATTTATTCTTTGTTCGTTATTCATTTTTTTTAACCTTTTAAAAAAATTGCGCATCAGACATTGGTTTTTAGGATGCAGTACAATTTTATTTTATCAGAAACATGTTGAAGTTAATAACCATAATATTAACAATTCAAGCTATAG
This window of the bacterium genome carries:
- the bioB gene encoding biotin synthase BioB translates to MNNEQRINELMELYNLPVNELIEISSKITQENFKNNEVEFCSIISAKTGKCEENCKYCSQSGHHKAKITVHPLISVEEVKKSAESAKENGATRFCVVTSGRSPEKEDFQKILEMIKTVSAIEGIHSCCSLGILEEEQVKQIKEAGIERYNHNINTSKSFHENICTTHDFQDRINTVKLIQKYGIEACTGVIIGMGESRQQRIEMALELAELNPTSVPINFLNPIEGTPLENLQSEIDEEEILKTIAIFRIALPKSLIRYAGGRSTRFSKEYQLLGIKAGVNALLVGNYLTTTGINPDEDLQLVNNAGMCVVKN